Genomic window (Acidobacteriota bacterium):
AAGTCCGTTGACATCACGATGACCATCGATGAAGGGTCGCGCTACACCCTGGCCAAGATCACCTTCAAGAACAACAAGGCGATTCCCAACGAAGCAGCCTTGCGCAGTCTCTTTGCCATGAAAGATGGCGAGGTCTTCTCCCGCGAGAAAGTGGCGAAGGGACTTCAGAACCTGACCAAGGCGTACGGCGAGGCTGGGTACATCAACTTCACGCCCGTTCCGAACACGACTTTCGACGACGACAAAAAAACCGTGAACCTCGAAATCGACGTCGACGAAGGCAAGCAGTTCTACGTGCGCCGCATCGAATTCCAGGGCAACACGACGACGCGCGATAAGGTCATCCGCCGCGAAATTGCCCTTGAAGAAGGACAAACCTACAACTCTCGACTTTGGGAACTCAGCCTCCTCCGCCTGAATCAGCTCGGATATTTCGATCAACTCAAGCCTGACGATCCCAATACCACCGATCGCAAGCTCGACGAGAAGAACGGTACTGTCGACCTGACGCTGAAGGTCCACGAAAAAGGCAAGAACAGCATCGGACTCCAAGGCGGCGTCAGCGGACTGGCCGGAGCCTTCATCGGCCTCACGTACAGCACCAACAATTTCCTCGGACTGGGCGAAACTCTTTCCGTCCAGGCCAGTCTGGGCAATCGCCAGCGCGACTTGCTGTTTGGATTTACTGAGCCCTACTTATTCGACCGCCCCATCCAGGCTGGGTTCACGATTTATACCCGGAAGTCGAACTTCGATCAGGCTCGACAACTTTCGATTACCTCGGGACAGAACTTAAACCTGCCGTCTCCCCTGTTGCAAAACCTGCAAAACTATACGCAGTCGAGCACCGGCGTGAGCTTTTCCGTCAGCTACCCGCTACGTCGATCGTTCAAGCGCATTGGCATCAGCTATTCTTTCGACCGATCGTCGTTGGTGGCGGTTAGCGATGCCTCGAAGATTCTGTTCAGCAACATCAACTTCCGCGGTATCAGTGGTCCCAACGCGCTGAACGGGATTGTGACCAGCAAGATCGTCCCCAGCTTCACGATGAACACGCTCGACGCGGCCTACCAGCCTCATCATGGCAAGAGCATTTTCCTCGGCGGTGAGTTCTCCGGACTGGGCGGCACGGTGTACACGATGCGTCCCATCGTGCAGTACAAGCAGTTTTTCCCGGTCAACAAGCGCCGCAACGCGATTGGCTATAACCTGCAGGGATCATTCATCACGGGATACAACAACGTGGTTGCGCCACCCTTTGAGCGTGCTTACCTTGGCGGCGACAATGATCTCCGCGGATTCGACATTCGCACCATCTCGCCGATCGCCTTCTTGCCGAGCACCCAGGTTGTATCGCTGCGCAACCCTGACAATTCATTTGTCCCGAAAGATCCGCGTATCCCGGTAGGTGCAGATGCCAACGGCCGCTGCGCGCCGGTTGCAAACTGCTGGAATATTCCTGTTCCCTTCCAGCAATTGACGACTCCCGGAGGCGACTTAAGCCTGACCGGAAACCTTGAATATCGCATCACGATCGCCGGGCCGGTTGTGATCGCGCCGTTTGTGGACGTGGGCGTCAACCCGATCATCCGTAAGTCGCAGTTGAAGATCAATACTGGCCAGTTTAACGATCTGCAGAACTCGCTGTTCGGCTGCCCCGATCTCGATCCGGCATTCCAATGTACGGGCGGACAAAAGATTGGATTCTCGCAATTCCTCCAGCCGGTCGCTGGCACCAATTGGGTGCCGCGCATGTCTACCGGTATCGAACTGCAAGTCATGCTGCCGGTAATCAACGCCCCGTTCCGCATTTATTGGGCGTACAACCCACTTCGTCTGAACAGCAGTACCAATCCGCCGGTACCCATCACGAAGGAAATGTTCCCGTTCGCGACCCATTTCGGAGCGGCGGACTACACCTATCAAAATACGATCGATTCACTCGGCCCCAACTACACTCTGCGCGAACCGCGCAAGACCTTCCGCTTCTCTGTCTCAACCACGTTCTAACTCCCTGAGTCTGTCATCCCGAGCGAAGCGAGGGATATGCATCTTGCAGCGAACTACAGATCCCTCGCTTCGCTCGGGATGACAGACCTATTTAGGGAGTGATTTCGCGTTTGCCTAGTGAGTCGTGAACGCAATCACGATCAAGTAGACCGCCTGGGCGGCAGCCATTCCAATCCAGACAAACCGGCGAATCCGCGAACGGCGTAAATCTCGCAGCAGAACCGCTTGGGTAGGATCAACGGAACGTAGTGTTTGCGCTGTCTCAACAGCAACGGCGACTGGAGCTATCGGGGGCAGAGTCGATAGTTCCGCTTTTGGCTTGTCGGGATAAAACACCTTGGGAGTGCTGATCACTTCCGACCACGCAGGCAGCAGGATCCAAGTTTCCGGGATGATATTAGTCACCGGCTTGGAGGTCAGTTCGAGGGTGGGCAATTTCTCTGGAACCAGCCGATCCGCCAGATTGCGGAGCAGCGAACTGAACCAGAAGTGGCTGAGCTGGTCCGTGATCAGTTCTCCCACATCCACCGGAACCGACTCCAGGTCGAGGGGTGGAAGGGTTTCGGGAGAGATTACGTCTCCGATGTTGGTGAATACTGTCCGAAACCAGGGCAGCTGCAAGCGCTCGCCGAGGGCCAGGCCAACATCGACCGGGCGCGACGTAAGTTGTAGTGGCGGAAGCTTTTCCAGCGCAAATGTGTGGCGCAGATTGGTCAGCAGAGACTTCCACAACGGCTGGGTCAGGGACGCTGGTGGGAGCAGATCGATCCGAAGCTCTTGTGGCGGAGCCGAAGGCTCTTCATACCAGGCTTCGGCGGCGTTCGAACGATATGCCATGCAAATATGATGCTAGATGCCGCCGCTCCAATTGTCACGCGTGTTTACGCAGTTTTACAGGCTCCCCCCTGCCGCAACTGCAAAGACGCAGGTTGCCGGGTCTCCTGTGGGTAGACGCGCCGTTTCCCGGTTACGGAGGGCACCGCCCTCCATCCCCTTTTCAAGCGATTTCTCCGAGAATTGCCGCTATTCCTTCCCTTTCCTTCGTTAGTACATGGACTTTCAGCCGTTGAGCCTTGGGCCCCGCCTGAAGCACAATCACAAGATGAGTGCTTTCGGCCTTAACAGGATTGCCCTGTCGCGGAAACTTGGTGCACTCTTACTCGCGCTGGGTGCCCTCACGACCGCGGCCGCAGGTAAGGATGTTGCACTGATATCGAACAAGAACAATTCGCTTCCCACCATCGCTCTGGCGGACCTGGTGAAGGTGTGTAAAGGCCAGATGAGCCATTGGCCTGACGGAAAGCCAGTCACGATCGTGATGCGCCAACCCGGCACTCCTGAACTGAAGATGGTGGAAGACAAGATTTACGCAGCCACTTCTCAGGATGTGCGCGAGTTGATTTCCTCCGCCAATCACAACCGGGCGGACCGGCCGGCGGTTATCCTGGGCAACAGCGACGAAGAAATCATTCGTAAAGTCGAGTCGATGCCCGGAGCCATTGGGCTGGTGGACATCTACTCCATTACTGGCGCCGTCCAGGTAATCAGAATCGGTGGCAAGCTTCCTCTGGAATCGGGTTACGCGCTTCATGGGAACTGAATGCTGGTCTTCATTCGCAATGTCAGTATCGATAGCGCGGAAAGGGTTTGATTGAACAACGACAGTGCCGCAACAGCCCCCGCGTATCACCGGCATCGGCGCTTTCCGCGTCACGCAATGGATGCGCGCATTCAACTCTCGGTATTCCGCGACGGCTCGACAATTTCGCTCTGGGGCCGCACCAGCGAGTTGGGGCAAGATGGCGTGGGAGCCACCCTCAGTGCGGAATTAAAAGTTGGGGAAGTTGTTTCCATGGAATTTCCCATTCCCGTCCCACCCTATTTGATGAAGGTGCGAGCCATCGCACGCTACAGCGAAGGCCTGCGCTGCGGATTCGAATTTCTGATTGTGACTGAGGAACAGCGGCAAACGCTTCGCCGGACCTGTGAAGTTCTGACCAGCGCCTTCTAACCGGCATCGTCTCAACATTTCCGATTACCCCGGTAACTTTCTGCCACCCATCCAGGTGGGTACCATCGCACTAGTGCCGGTGCTACCGGAAGGGACCAACCTGTATGGGGGAGAAAGTCACCCCGCCAGCCACTTCAGCCGAAGTGCTGCGGGCAAGAACGCTGCGGGAAGCGCACCAGCGTGGACTTCCTCCGATCCTGACGCACATTTCTCCTGAGTCAAGATCCAACGGCGATTCCGCCGGACACTCCGCTGACATCGAAAAAGCCTACCTCGAGCAGATTGTCGAGAATGCCCCGGAAGCGATCAGTATTCTTGACTTGGATCTGCGAGTCATCCGCATCAACGACGAATTCACACGCCTGTTCGGATTTGATCACGACGAAACCTGCGGAAAAACGATCGACACTCTGGTCGTTCCTCCCGACCGCTCCGCGGAAACCGTCTGGATCGCCGATAGCGTAGCGCAAGGGAACAAGCTCTCACTGGAAACGCGGCGGCTCCGCAAAGACGGAACCTTGGTGGACGTTCTCGTCTCAGCCTCTCCGGTGATGGTCGACGGTCGCAGAGTCGCCACCTACGCCTCCTATCGCGATATCACGGAACAAAAGCGCGCGGAGGAATTGAACTCGGCCCTCTACGCGATCGCAGCACGCGCGCATTCGGTAGAAAATCAGCAACAGTTCTTTGCCGCGATCCACAACATCGTCGGCCATCTCATGTATGCGCGGAACTTCTACATCGCGCTTCTCGATTTCGATCAGCAACTTCTGCATTTCCCTTACTTCGTCGATGAACAGGACGGAGCACCGGCATCCAAGCACCTGGGACGTGGCCTCACGGAACATGTCATCCGCACCGGTGAGCCTCTCCTGGCGACGCCCGGCGTCTTCGAAGAGCTTGTGCAGCGCGGAGAAGCGGAACTGATCGGCGCCGCCTCGCTCGACTGGCTCGGCGTTCCTCTCATGGGAAGTAACGGCTGTATTGGAGCCCTGGTCGTCCAGAGCTATAGCGAAAATGTCCGTTTCGGCGAACGCGATCGCGACATCCTGAAGTTTGTTTCTCAACAGATTGCGACTGCCATCGAACACAAGCGATATGAAGAAGCCTTACGGCGCTCTGAGGCGCGCTACCGCTCGCTGATCCTGAGCGCCGCTTACGGCATCTACCGGTGCACGTTAGCCGGGAAATTCCTGGATGTGAATCCGGCCCTCATTTCTATGCTGGGTTATGTCTCGGTGGAAGAAGTTCTGCAACTCGATCCACGGCGCGATGTCTTCTTCAATGCGCAAGAACTGGATCGCTTAACCGAGGAATACCGCCGCAATGGAAGCCTCAATGGCGTTGAGGTGCAGTGGAGGGCCAAAGATGGCCATGTGATCGTGGTGCGCTTGAGTGGGCGTCCTGTCAGTGGCGCGGACACGGTAGAAGAACTTGAGATCATCGCTGAGGACATCACCGAACGCCGCCAGTTGGAAGAACAGTTTCGCCAGGCACAGAAGATGGAAGCGGTCGGCAGACTCGCCGGTGGCGTGGCCCACGACTTCAACAATCTTCTGATGGTGATCAACGGCTATACCGAAGTGCTGCTGGAAGAATTGAAGTCGGGTAGTCCGATGTATCAGAAAGTACATTCCATTCAGCAGGCTTCCGATCGCGCCGCCACTCTGACCCGGCAACTGCTGGCATTCAGCCGCAAGCAACTTCTGGAACTGAAAGTAGTCGACGTCAATACCGTGATCGCCGACATGGAACGGTTATTGCGGCCGTTAATTGGCGAGAACATCACTCTTGCGACTCGGCTCGCACCCGATGCAGGCCGAACGCGCGCCGATGCCGGACAACTCGAACAGGTCATCATGAACCTGGTCGTCAATGCCAAAGATGCCATGCCCGATGGAGGCAGAATTACGATTCAAAGCTCGGAGGTCACGGTGCGCCCGAATTTCCGGGAGCATCGATTCATCCAGCCTGGCCGCTATGTCGTGATCTCGGTCGTCGATACCGGACTTGGCATGGACAAGGAAACTCAATCCCGCATTTTCGAACCTTTTTTCACCACCAAGGAAAAAGGCAAAGGCACCGGACTCGGGCTCTCGACCGTCTACGGAATCGTGAAGCAGAGCGGCGGCTACGTGTTTGCCCAAAGTGAAATCGGGACGGGGACAACGTTCTATATTTACTTGCCGCGAGTGGAAGACGCACCCGAGGCAATGAGTCCGGCCAAGGCGCAGGAGAACGAAAAGGGCGGCTGCGAAACCATCTTGCTGGTCGAGGACGAAGACTCGGTCCGCGAACTCGTGCGCGAAACGCTGGTGGCGCGTGGCTACCACGTGCTCGAGGCTGAAAACGGAGAAAGCGGCCTGCGCGTCGCCGAAATGCACCGCGATGAAATCGATATCCTGATCACCGACGTCATCATGCCCGGGATCGGTGGCCGTGAACTGGCGAAAAGGCTGCTCCAGATTCGGCCACGCCTGGCCGTACTCTACCTCTCCGGCTATACCGAAGACACGATCCTCCATCAGGGGGCGCTCGATCCAGGAACTGCATTCCTGCAGAAACCCTTTACCCTGCAAAACCTTGCCCGCAAGGTCCGGGAAGTCCTTCGGCTGGCATCAAACTGACGTTTTTAACCGCAGGGCTGCAACTATTCTCCGTCTTGAGACTCCAATCATTGGACCATTGGATACATCCAACATCCATGTGGGTCTGTTTCGCGTACTTTATAGTGAGAGTGGGGTCAGGCAATGCTTTTCAAAAAACCTTCCGATATAGCTTCCTCTGAAATCACGCCCAAAGATGTCTATTTGAACCGGCGCCGTTTCCTCACGGGCGCAGCCGTGGCTGGAGTCGCGACGGCGGCGGGCTTCGCATTTCGGGAACTTGGCTCGCCTTCAGTGGTGACGGAAGCCAACGCAAAGATTGACGGCGTAAAGAAAAGTTCGTTCAGCACCACCGAAGCGCAAACTCCGTTCAAGGATGTCAGCAGCTATAACAATTTTTATGAGTTCTCCACCGACAAGTATGAACCGGCGGGCATTGCCAAGAATTTCAAGACGCGTCCGTGGACGGTGACCATCGATGGCCTGGTCAAGAAGAAACTGCAACTCGACGTAGACGCGATCATAAAAATGGCCGCGCCCGAAGAACGAATCTACCGGCATCGCTGCGTAGAGGGGTGGTCGATCGTTGTTCCGTGGGTAGGATTCTCGCTGAGTGAGTTGATCAAAGTCGCAGATCCGCTAGGCAAAGCAAAATTTGTTGAGTTCACGACGCTCCTCGATCCCAAGCAGATGCCCGGCCAGCGCGTGCCGGTGCTCCAATGGCCCTACGTCGAAGGCCTGCGCATGGACGAAGCGATGCATCCGCTGGCATTGCTTTGCTTTGGAATGTATGGCGAGACTCTTCCCAACCAAAATGGAGCGCCTCTGCGCGTCGTGATTCCGTGGAAATACGGCTTCAAGAGCGCCAAGTCGATCGTGAGAATCCGTTTCACCGATCAGGAGCCGATGAACAGCTGGCAACTCTCGGCCTCGAACGAATACGGATTTTATTCGAATGTGAATCCAAATGTGGACCATCCCCGCTGGAGCCAGGCACGCGAGCGGCGCCTCGGCGAATTCACGAAGCGGCCCACGCTGATGTTCAACGGCTACGACCAGGTCGTGAGCCTCTATTCGGGAATGGATTTGAAGAAAAACTTTTAAGGGCAGAGGTGGCGAGGTCAGATTGCAGAGGTGAAGAGCTACGAGCGGCGAGCCAAATCGTCAGGTCGCTGGGGTTCGGTTCGCTCGCGGCTCGAAGCTCGAAGCCCGTAGCTCTTTACCTCTGCAATCCAACCTCTGGCCTCTGCAATCGCCTCTATGACCCGCTTGCGCATCACCAAGTTCCTGATCTTCCTATCGGCGCTGATCCCACTGGGACGGCTCGTCTGGAAGTTTCGTCATGACAGCCTCGGCGCAAAT
Coding sequences:
- a CDS encoding PilZ domain-containing protein encodes the protein MNNDSAATAPAYHRHRRFPRHAMDARIQLSVFRDGSTISLWGRTSELGQDGVGATLSAELKVGEVVSMEFPIPVPPYLMKVRAIARYSEGLRCGFEFLIVTEEQRQTLRRTCEVLTSAF
- a CDS encoding PAS domain S-box protein; this encodes MGEKVTPPATSAEVLRARTLREAHQRGLPPILTHISPESRSNGDSAGHSADIEKAYLEQIVENAPEAISILDLDLRVIRINDEFTRLFGFDHDETCGKTIDTLVVPPDRSAETVWIADSVAQGNKLSLETRRLRKDGTLVDVLVSASPVMVDGRRVATYASYRDITEQKRAEELNSALYAIAARAHSVENQQQFFAAIHNIVGHLMYARNFYIALLDFDQQLLHFPYFVDEQDGAPASKHLGRGLTEHVIRTGEPLLATPGVFEELVQRGEAELIGAASLDWLGVPLMGSNGCIGALVVQSYSENVRFGERDRDILKFVSQQIATAIEHKRYEEALRRSEARYRSLILSAAYGIYRCTLAGKFLDVNPALISMLGYVSVEEVLQLDPRRDVFFNAQELDRLTEEYRRNGSLNGVEVQWRAKDGHVIVVRLSGRPVSGADTVEELEIIAEDITERRQLEEQFRQAQKMEAVGRLAGGVAHDFNNLLMVINGYTEVLLEELKSGSPMYQKVHSIQQASDRAATLTRQLLAFSRKQLLELKVVDVNTVIADMERLLRPLIGENITLATRLAPDAGRTRADAGQLEQVIMNLVVNAKDAMPDGGRITIQSSEVTVRPNFREHRFIQPGRYVVISVVDTGLGMDKETQSRIFEPFFTTKEKGKGTGLGLSTVYGIVKQSGGYVFAQSEIGTGTTFYIYLPRVEDAPEAMSPAKAQENEKGGCETILLVEDEDSVRELVRETLVARGYHVLEAENGESGLRVAEMHRDEIDILITDVIMPGIGGRELAKRLLQIRPRLAVLYLSGYTEDTILHQGALDPGTAFLQKPFTLQNLARKVREVLRLASN
- the bamA gene encoding outer membrane protein assembly factor BamA — its product is MPALAQQDLVVGITVHGNRRIPAETVKARIFTRTGDVYDVAAIERDFNSLWNTGYFEDIRFEREQTSKGWVLHIYVKERPTIREINYTGLSSVSTSDVLDRFKERKVSLSVESQYDPTKIKKAEVTLKELLAEHGRQFATIRSEIRPIPPAAVGLTFVIREGPKVKVGKIRFVGNKHINNRTLLASMKNLKPIGVPKSIFLESLFAKTYDATKLSEDTERVRTEFQNRGYFKVLVDDPKTDIHDTGHTGFHVPLFQKGSGKSVDITMTIDEGSRYTLAKITFKNNKAIPNEAALRSLFAMKDGEVFSREKVAKGLQNLTKAYGEAGYINFTPVPNTTFDDDKKTVNLEIDVDEGKQFYVRRIEFQGNTTTRDKVIRREIALEEGQTYNSRLWELSLLRLNQLGYFDQLKPDDPNTTDRKLDEKNGTVDLTLKVHEKGKNSIGLQGGVSGLAGAFIGLTYSTNNFLGLGETLSVQASLGNRQRDLLFGFTEPYLFDRPIQAGFTIYTRKSNFDQARQLSITSGQNLNLPSPLLQNLQNYTQSSTGVSFSVSYPLRRSFKRIGISYSFDRSSLVAVSDASKILFSNINFRGISGPNALNGIVTSKIVPSFTMNTLDAAYQPHHGKSIFLGGEFSGLGGTVYTMRPIVQYKQFFPVNKRRNAIGYNLQGSFITGYNNVVAPPFERAYLGGDNDLRGFDIRTISPIAFLPSTQVVSLRNPDNSFVPKDPRIPVGADANGRCAPVANCWNIPVPFQQLTTPGGDLSLTGNLEYRITIAGPVVIAPFVDVGVNPIIRKSQLKINTGQFNDLQNSLFGCPDLDPAFQCTGGQKIGFSQFLQPVAGTNWVPRMSTGIELQVMLPVINAPFRIYWAYNPLRLNSSTNPPVPITKEMFPFATHFGAADYTYQNTIDSLGPNYTLREPRKTFRFSVSTTF
- the msrP gene encoding protein-methionine-sulfoxide reductase catalytic subunit MsrP, which produces MLFKKPSDIASSEITPKDVYLNRRRFLTGAAVAGVATAAGFAFRELGSPSVVTEANAKIDGVKKSSFSTTEAQTPFKDVSSYNNFYEFSTDKYEPAGIAKNFKTRPWTVTIDGLVKKKLQLDVDAIIKMAAPEERIYRHRCVEGWSIVVPWVGFSLSELIKVADPLGKAKFVEFTTLLDPKQMPGQRVPVLQWPYVEGLRMDEAMHPLALLCFGMYGETLPNQNGAPLRVVIPWKYGFKSAKSIVRIRFTDQEPMNSWQLSASNEYGFYSNVNPNVDHPRWSQARERRLGEFTKRPTLMFNGYDQVVSLYSGMDLKKNF